A single window of Nicoliella spurrieriana DNA harbors:
- a CDS encoding NAD(P)-dependent oxidoreductase translates to MNILVGAPNANFDIEKMEQKMVTHPGLTKEKLFFANQSISKADLKSIDILIGYDQKLLSAMLSDPDSNLKWIQSLSVGIDYYPLAEIKNRGVRLATVKGIHSEPIAETVTGMILNQFRNLSMITNLNRWEKPTNPFKILPNKTAVIYGTGAIGSRVAEILKVLNVNTIGINHSGHQAKFFDQTFTMDAVNDQIKNAEIIINSLPLMPATNKFFNQPYFEQFTRQPLFINVGRGGSVVTEDLINALNQHQLGGASLDVIDPEPFPSDSPLWKMDNVFISPHIASLFDQYGDQALDIFSKNLREYEYDGALLVNEVNLNR, encoded by the coding sequence TTGAATATTTTAGTTGGGGCGCCAAACGCAAATTTTGATATTGAGAAAATGGAGCAAAAGATGGTTACCCATCCCGGGCTAACGAAGGAAAAGTTATTCTTCGCAAATCAATCCATATCGAAAGCGGATTTAAAATCAATTGATATCTTAATTGGTTATGACCAAAAGTTACTTAGTGCAATGCTAAGTGACCCTGATAGTAATCTAAAATGGATTCAGTCGTTATCGGTGGGGATTGACTACTATCCATTAGCTGAAATTAAAAACCGGGGCGTTCGCTTGGCGACCGTCAAGGGCATTCACTCTGAACCCATCGCTGAAACAGTTACCGGCATGATTTTAAATCAGTTCCGTAATTTAAGCATGATCACTAATTTGAACCGGTGGGAAAAACCAACCAATCCATTTAAAATTTTGCCTAATAAGACGGCGGTAATATATGGGACCGGTGCAATTGGATCACGAGTGGCTGAAATTCTCAAGGTCCTAAACGTTAATACGATTGGGATTAATCATAGCGGCCACCAAGCGAAGTTCTTTGACCAAACCTTTACTATGGATGCGGTTAACGATCAAATTAAAAACGCTGAAATTATCATTAATTCACTCCCGTTAATGCCGGCCACTAATAAATTCTTCAATCAACCATATTTCGAACAGTTTACTCGGCAACCACTATTCATTAATGTGGGCAGGGGAGGCAGCGTAGTTACTGAGGATTTAATTAATGCATTAAATCAACACCAATTAGGTGGCGCATCATTAGATGTGATTGATCCCGAACCATTTCCAAGTGATAGTCCGTTATGGAAAATGGATAATGTCTTTATCTCACCACACATTGCTAGCTTGTTCGACCAGTATGGTGACCAAGCCCTCGATATTTTTTCCAAAAACCTTCGCGAATATGAATATGACGGAGCATTATTAGTGAACGAAGTTAATTTAAACCGGTAG
- the thiD gene encoding bifunctional hydroxymethylpyrimidine kinase/phosphomethylpyrimidine kinase, translating to MNEYPEALTIAGTDSGGGAGMMADIKTMQACHVFSTSVVVGVTAQNTIDVQRVLPLPLEMVDAQFKSIADDFVIKAAKTGALFDAEHVHNVAQNIQRYSLENLVVDPVMVAKGGAKLLTDDAIDTVITELIPLADIITPNLPEAETIVKHSITDRESTKRAAKEIQQLGAKNVVLKGGHSNGPKNDDYVLLADGSDFWMSGQHVDSKRKHGTGDTLSSVMVAELAKGHSVKMAIQTAKQFMNEILQHEIHVGQGHGPLNHWGAENSNVKI from the coding sequence ATGAATGAATATCCAGAAGCATTGACGATTGCGGGCACTGACTCCGGTGGTGGGGCTGGAATGATGGCAGATATTAAGACCATGCAGGCCTGTCATGTTTTTAGCACCAGTGTGGTGGTGGGCGTGACCGCCCAAAACACAATTGATGTTCAACGGGTCTTGCCACTGCCCCTTGAGATGGTCGATGCCCAATTTAAATCAATTGCAGATGACTTTGTGATCAAAGCAGCCAAAACTGGCGCCCTATTCGATGCTGAACACGTTCACAATGTAGCACAAAATATTCAACGGTATTCACTAGAGAACTTAGTGGTTGATCCAGTGATGGTTGCTAAGGGGGGTGCTAAGTTATTGACCGATGATGCAATTGATACCGTGATCACAGAGTTAATCCCCCTTGCTGATATTATCACCCCAAACTTACCAGAAGCAGAAACCATCGTTAAACATTCGATTACGGACCGTGAATCGACCAAACGCGCCGCAAAAGAAATTCAACAATTGGGAGCTAAGAACGTTGTTTTGAAGGGTGGCCATAGTAATGGACCTAAGAATGATGACTATGTCCTATTAGCTGATGGAAGTGATTTTTGGATGAGTGGTCAACACGTTGATTCCAAGCGGAAACACGGGACTGGCGACACCCTATCATCGGTCATGGTGGCAGAATTAGCTAAGGGGCACTCGGTTAAAATGGCAATTCAAACTGCTAAGCAATTTATGAATGAAATTTTACAACACGAAATTCACGTTGGACAGGGTCACGGACCTTTAAATCACTGGGGAGCTGAAAATTCAAATGTTAAAATTTAA
- a CDS encoding sulfite exporter TauE/SafE family protein, protein MHFDISQLLLLFPFGFLAGIVSSTVGMASLVSYPALLYVAGLPPVYANVTNTSSVIFNGIGSGLSSIPELKGHVKQLITTSIFILIGSVSGTYFLLHFSSGSFTKLVPFFILFAALTMVWPSKKNGPKKQVDSKLGQWLYSIAILLAGIYVGYFGAASGIIVNAILSKITHEKYAVYNAIRNVSSFCGNLVAMIIYSFQSHVYWILVLPLGSGLLIGAYIGPKIVRVVPEAVIKWIVAILAFGLAIELFIQAY, encoded by the coding sequence ATGCATTTTGATATTAGTCAATTACTACTACTATTCCCATTTGGCTTTTTAGCTGGAATTGTTAGTAGTACGGTGGGAATGGCTTCACTGGTGTCCTATCCGGCGCTGTTGTATGTCGCTGGACTACCACCAGTTTATGCCAATGTGACCAACACATCATCGGTGATTTTTAATGGCATTGGCTCTGGACTATCTTCAATCCCAGAGTTAAAGGGCCATGTAAAACAATTGATCACCACTTCTATTTTTATTTTAATTGGAAGTGTTTCTGGAACTTACTTCCTGTTACACTTTTCTAGTGGCTCATTCACTAAGTTAGTGCCATTTTTCATCTTATTTGCTGCTCTTACCATGGTCTGGCCTAGTAAAAAGAACGGCCCTAAAAAACAAGTGGATAGTAAATTAGGCCAGTGGCTTTATTCGATCGCCATTTTACTTGCTGGAATTTACGTTGGGTACTTTGGGGCAGCTTCTGGAATTATTGTCAATGCCATTCTTTCAAAAATCACCCACGAAAAGTATGCGGTTTACAACGCAATTCGAAATGTTTCATCGTTTTGTGGAAATTTAGTTGCGATGATTATTTATTCATTTCAATCCCATGTTTACTGGATTTTAGTGTTACCATTAGGTTCCGGATTATTAATTGGAGCTTACATTGGTCCCAAAATCGTGCGGGTCGTTCCCGAAGCAGTGATTAAATGGATCGTTGCAATTCTCGCGTTTGGATTAGCAATTGAATTATTTATTCAAGCATATTAG
- a CDS encoding PTS transporter subunit IIC, with product MNAANMADVEPKSSFKESVYLVFNGVSNAILVTLGVGLLTGAISNFVHWQALAQIGLICQYLMAPAIGAAVASQLKTNTLVLFSSMVAATVGANNVFFTSGAMNATTATGHMLPQPAGSAVFMIGQPVSALGGAVVATLVGKYLTGKTPLDMFLVPFAATLVGTISALGMATVTTPALVWLSGVIAKTMSINPLLGSVVISVVWAVFLMTPASSAALAIAVMLDPLSSGAALLGTTAQFVSYTVMSFKENKPGANIAQGVITPKVQFGNITENFYIALPGLLSAAVVAPIGTLVFHFSTSFKLAGLGLNSLIAPITLASQNMGTFVLYLVLGVVVPAVISYVLGKFLRATNRIKPGDMTIELV from the coding sequence ATGAATGCCGCGAACATGGCAGACGTAGAACCGAAATCAAGTTTTAAGGAAAGTGTTTACTTAGTTTTTAACGGGGTGTCGAATGCGATTTTAGTTACCCTTGGAGTTGGACTACTGACTGGTGCAATTTCTAACTTTGTCCATTGGCAAGCCCTTGCGCAAATTGGTTTAATTTGTCAATACTTAATGGCTCCGGCAATTGGTGCTGCGGTAGCATCACAATTAAAAACGAATACGTTAGTACTCTTTAGTTCAATGGTTGCAGCAACCGTTGGTGCTAATAATGTCTTCTTCACGAGTGGGGCAATGAACGCCACTACGGCGACTGGCCATATGTTACCCCAACCAGCTGGATCAGCAGTCTTTATGATTGGTCAACCAGTTAGTGCCCTTGGTGGTGCAGTGGTTGCCACTTTAGTTGGGAAATACCTTACCGGGAAAACCCCATTGGACATGTTCTTAGTGCCATTTGCAGCGACCTTAGTGGGAACGATTTCTGCATTGGGGATGGCAACGGTTACCACCCCTGCATTGGTTTGGCTATCAGGAGTAATTGCTAAGACGATGAGCATCAACCCACTATTGGGTTCAGTAGTTATCTCAGTCGTTTGGGCCGTGTTCTTGATGACCCCAGCGTCATCGGCCGCCCTTGCAATCGCGGTTATGCTTGATCCATTATCATCAGGGGCTGCACTACTTGGAACCACCGCTCAATTTGTGAGTTATACCGTAATGTCATTTAAGGAAAACAAGCCTGGTGCTAATATTGCACAAGGGGTTATCACCCCGAAGGTGCAATTCGGAAACATTACCGAAAACTTCTACATTGCACTTCCTGGTTTACTTTCCGCTGCAGTGGTTGCCCCTATCGGCACCTTAGTATTTCACTTTAGTACTTCATTTAAATTGGCTGGATTAGGACTAAACTCCCTTATCGCACCAATTACCCTAGCTTCACAAAACATGGGGACCTTCGTACTTTACCTGGTTCTAGGGGTTGTTGTTCCAGCAGTGATTTCATATGTTCTTGGTAAGTTCCTAAGAGCTACCAACCGCATCAAGCCTGGCGATATGACCATCGAACTAGTTTAA
- the thiE gene encoding thiamine phosphate synthase, which translates to MLKFNPEMLKVYFIGGTQNIHGDRKRFIQQLTIACQSGITMFQYREKDHSALSGTERLALGKQVREITRKAAIPLIVDDDLKLAQAIDADGIHVGQSDTPVQEVVKKASGMIVGLSVHNRDELIASGDLTGVDYLGVGPIFATNSKENAKQPIGLDGLFQMNQATLKPIVAIGGIHEDNVGEVLKHSVSGVAVISDIMESDDIPLTVRHLKGEA; encoded by the coding sequence ATGTTAAAATTTAATCCGGAAATGTTGAAAGTTTATTTTATCGGTGGGACCCAAAACATTCATGGTGATCGAAAACGGTTCATTCAACAACTAACGATTGCCTGCCAAAGCGGCATTACGATGTTTCAATATCGGGAAAAAGATCATAGCGCCCTGAGCGGGACGGAGCGATTAGCGTTAGGAAAGCAAGTGCGTGAAATTACTCGCAAGGCTGCAATCCCATTAATCGTTGATGATGATCTAAAATTAGCCCAGGCCATCGATGCTGACGGAATTCACGTTGGCCAAAGTGACACCCCGGTTCAGGAAGTGGTTAAAAAAGCTAGCGGGATGATTGTGGGCTTATCTGTTCATAATCGGGATGAGTTAATTGCAAGTGGCGATTTAACGGGCGTCGATTACCTTGGGGTCGGGCCCATCTTTGCCACGAACAGTAAGGAGAATGCGAAACAGCCGATTGGATTAGATGGACTCTTTCAAATGAACCAAGCCACCTTAAAACCAATTGTTGCAATTGGTGGCATTCATGAGGATAATGTAGGTGAGGTCTTAAAACACTCTGTTAGTGGAGTTGCGGTGATTTCAGATATCATGGAGAGTGACGACATTCCATTGACGGTCAGGCACTTGAAGGGAGAAGCATAA
- a CDS encoding sulfite exporter TauE/SafE family protein → MHFDIGQLILLFPFGFLAGIVGSTVGMSSLVSYPALLYVTGLPPVYASVTNTSAVSFNGIGSGLSSIPELKGHVKQLITTAIFILIGSASGTYLLLHFSSGSFTKVVPFFILFAALTMVWPSKKSTARKQVTSKLGHLLYSVAILLTGVYVGYFGAASGIIFNAILSKITDEKYAVYNAIRNVSSFCGNLVAMVIYSFQSHVYWILVLPLGSGLLIGAYIGPKIVRVIPEKIIKLIVAVLAFGLAIELFIQAY, encoded by the coding sequence ATGCACTTTGATATTGGACAATTAATTTTATTATTTCCATTTGGTTTTTTAGCTGGAATCGTAGGTAGTACGGTCGGGATGTCATCATTAGTATCCTATCCAGCATTATTATATGTAACGGGGTTGCCACCAGTCTACGCTAGTGTAACGAATACGTCTGCCGTTAGCTTCAATGGAATTGGGTCCGGTCTATCATCCATTCCGGAGCTCAAGGGCCACGTGAAACAATTGATCACTACTGCCATTTTTATTCTAATCGGGAGTGCTTCTGGAACCTACTTATTACTCCATTTCTCTAGTGGTTCATTTACCAAGGTCGTTCCATTTTTCATTTTGTTTGCTGCACTCACCATGGTCTGGCCTAGTAAAAAGTCAACCGCTAGAAAGCAAGTTACCAGTAAACTAGGGCACCTGCTTTATTCAGTTGCAATTTTGCTAACGGGTGTTTATGTCGGCTACTTTGGGGCAGCCTCCGGAATTATTTTCAATGCAATTTTATCCAAAATCACGGATGAAAAGTATGCAGTTTATAACGCTATTAGAAATGTTTCATCATTTTGTGGTAACCTAGTTGCAATGGTTATTTACTCATTCCAATCCCACGTGTACTGGATTCTAGTATTACCGTTAGGTTCCGGATTACTAATCGGTGCTTATATCGGGCCCAAAATTGTTCGGGTGATTCCTGAAAAAATCATTAAACTGATTGTTGCGGTCCTAGCGTTTGGACTAGCAATCGAACTATTCATTCAAGCATATTAA
- the thiM gene encoding hydroxyethylthiazole kinase encodes MLTIDSIRKTNPVILNVANMVTPQHVADAINFYGGSPIMFTDEREAKELTNIASGVVFNMGSTNESTLRNVLASGKVANKRGIPVVIDPVAVGVTELRQANFKRTADEVHFDVIRGNAGEIAYLANVNWQVNGIDAGNGSGDVVAIAKQVAQKYDCWVVLSGPRDIVTDGNITYSVDNGHPYFQTNVGSGDMLDGILATAISVENNLKALVRATATFSIAGELAGEEYPHQPASFFVELFNQLATISDDEIDTKMKIHQL; translated from the coding sequence ATGTTAACTATTGATTCAATTCGCAAAACCAATCCAGTAATTTTAAACGTTGCTAACATGGTCACCCCCCAACACGTCGCAGATGCCATTAATTTCTATGGCGGTTCACCGATCATGTTTACTGATGAACGAGAAGCTAAGGAATTAACCAATATTGCTTCGGGAGTCGTTTTTAATATGGGCTCTACGAATGAATCAACGCTTCGTAACGTCTTAGCTAGCGGAAAGGTTGCTAACAAACGAGGCATCCCCGTCGTAATCGATCCAGTGGCTGTTGGTGTAACGGAATTAAGGCAAGCTAATTTTAAACGAACTGCCGATGAAGTTCATTTCGATGTCATCCGTGGTAATGCTGGTGAAATCGCATACCTAGCCAACGTCAATTGGCAAGTCAATGGCATTGATGCTGGGAATGGAAGTGGCGATGTAGTTGCAATTGCTAAACAAGTTGCCCAAAAGTATGATTGTTGGGTCGTTTTATCGGGACCGCGAGATATCGTAACCGATGGAAACATCACCTATTCAGTTGATAATGGCCATCCATATTTTCAAACGAATGTTGGTTCTGGAGATATGCTAGATGGCATCTTGGCCACCGCCATTTCAGTTGAAAATAATTTAAAAGCATTAGTAAGAGCCACTGCTACCTTTAGTATCGCAGGTGAGTTAGCGGGTGAAGAATATCCACACCAACCCGCATCATTTTTTGTTGAGTTATTTAATCAATTAGCCACCATCAGTGATGATGAAATTGATACTAAAATGAAAATCCATCAATTATAA
- the aroF gene encoding 3-deoxy-7-phosphoheptulonate synthase, translating to MIIVFNSNQDPMLQQVVDRFAGKTDVFTHNERVAITGITIDDLTDDEQAAAVEIITDHPKAIQSSRLFHPETITIQTPHTTISDHSFSLMAGPCSVESKEHVLKMAAAAKAAGATVLRGGAFKPRTSPYSFQGLGEDGLKFLRAAADQFEMDVVTEIMDEEHLAMIEQYTDIFQIGARNMQNFSLLKAVGKTNKPVMLKRGLSATIDDVLNAAEYIAAGGNHNIILTERGIRTFDNKYTRNTLDVGAVPVLHKLTPYPVIVDPSHAAGHVDFVTPEALAGTAAGADGLIIEIHDDPAHALSDGPQALSPAELKTTFAKAQQIHHLLGE from the coding sequence ATGATTATTGTATTTAATTCAAACCAAGACCCCATGCTTCAACAAGTTGTAGATCGATTCGCAGGTAAAACGGATGTCTTTACCCATAATGAACGAGTTGCAATTACTGGCATTACCATCGATGACTTAACTGATGATGAACAAGCTGCTGCCGTTGAAATCATTACCGACCATCCCAAGGCAATTCAGAGCAGTCGGCTCTTTCATCCAGAAACCATTACCATTCAAACGCCGCATACGACAATTAGCGACCATTCATTTTCGCTAATGGCGGGCCCATGCTCGGTCGAATCAAAGGAGCATGTTTTAAAAATGGCAGCGGCAGCTAAGGCTGCTGGTGCAACTGTCCTACGTGGTGGTGCATTTAAACCCCGGACATCCCCCTACTCATTCCAAGGACTGGGCGAGGACGGCTTGAAATTTTTGCGCGCAGCTGCTGATCAGTTCGAAATGGATGTAGTGACTGAAATCATGGATGAGGAACACTTGGCAATGATCGAACAATACACCGATATTTTCCAAATTGGTGCTCGGAACATGCAAAACTTCTCGCTGCTCAAGGCCGTTGGGAAGACTAATAAACCGGTCATGTTAAAACGAGGGTTATCAGCTACGATTGATGATGTTTTAAACGCTGCTGAATACATCGCTGCTGGCGGTAATCATAATATTATTTTGACTGAACGGGGCATTCGGACTTTTGATAATAAATACACCCGTAACACGTTAGACGTAGGAGCGGTCCCAGTGCTCCATAAACTAACCCCCTACCCAGTCATTGTTGATCCTAGCCATGCAGCTGGGCATGTTGATTTTGTGACTCCGGAAGCATTAGCCGGAACGGCCGCTGGCGCAGATGGGTTAATTATTGAAATCCATGACGATCCTGCACACGCCCTTTCAGATGGTCCACAAGCACTATCGCCTGCTGAACTAAAGACCACCTTTGCGAAAGCTCAACAAATTCATCACCTTTTGGGGGAATAA
- the aroB gene encoding 3-dehydroquinate synthase gives MTNINMKTTNDQYQIEIERGNLEKVGTLVKSVWQPRKIEVVTDDNVGPIYLSLVEDQLKQNGFQVHTVTVPHGEQSKSLTNLAQIETKMAHEHFNRSDAVIALGGGVVGDLAGFVAATYMRGIDLIQIPTSFLAQVDSSVGGKTAVDLADIKNIVGSFHQPNLVIIDPDTLNTLEVRDVVEGYGEVLKCSALVGGQFWQLITQLNSVADILEHAEDLIRYSVAFKAQVVMEDEKEAGNRQLLNLGHTIGHGVEALSNGKLRHGEAVSIGLVKMNQLFAPKDSHVVEQLIDRLGAVGLPVDSTLLDSPELIEKIKNDKKNHNGYLNIIYLKQIGEPVIKRVSIADLQRLLNEKS, from the coding sequence ATGACTAACATTAATATGAAGACGACCAATGATCAATATCAAATTGAAATCGAACGAGGCAATCTTGAAAAGGTGGGCACCCTAGTCAAATCAGTCTGGCAACCACGGAAAATCGAAGTTGTCACTGATGATAATGTCGGACCCATCTACCTATCATTGGTGGAGGATCAATTGAAGCAAAATGGCTTTCAGGTGCATACAGTCACGGTCCCCCACGGTGAACAATCAAAGTCATTAACCAACTTAGCGCAAATTGAGACCAAGATGGCCCATGAACACTTTAACCGTAGCGATGCAGTAATCGCGCTCGGTGGAGGTGTCGTGGGTGACTTAGCTGGCTTTGTTGCTGCCACTTACATGCGCGGAATTGATTTGATTCAAATTCCCACTTCATTTCTAGCTCAAGTTGATAGTTCCGTTGGTGGCAAAACGGCCGTTGACTTGGCTGATATTAAAAACATTGTGGGTAGTTTTCATCAACCGAACTTAGTGATTATCGACCCTGATACCCTGAATACCTTGGAGGTTAGGGATGTCGTCGAGGGGTATGGTGAAGTTTTAAAGTGTTCAGCACTAGTTGGGGGCCAGTTTTGGCAATTGATCACGCAGTTAAATTCAGTTGCCGATATATTAGAACACGCAGAAGACTTAATTCGCTACTCGGTGGCTTTTAAGGCCCAGGTAGTCATGGAAGATGAAAAAGAAGCTGGCAATCGCCAACTCCTTAACCTAGGGCATACGATTGGTCACGGGGTCGAAGCCCTTAGTAACGGGAAGCTCCGTCATGGTGAGGCGGTCAGCATTGGACTAGTGAAAATGAATCAACTATTTGCTCCCAAAGATAGCCATGTGGTTGAGCAATTGATCGATCGGTTGGGTGCAGTTGGTCTGCCAGTTGATTCAACACTCCTTGATTCACCAGAGTTAATCGAAAAAATTAAAAATGATAAAAAGAACCATAACGGATACCTAAACATTATTTACCTAAAGCAAATTGGTGAACCGGTCATTAAACGGGTATCGATTGCTGATTTACAGCGCTTATTAAATGAAAAGAGTTGA
- a CDS encoding ROK family protein, with translation MLLGSIEAGGTKFICSVGDERLKIINQTRIETTTPEVTLSQVINYFSQFPELASVSIASFGPLNLDHHSDQFGAITNTPKLGWQGVNMFKLIRDALAVPVSITSDVNGSALGESYLLHQNGIEHQSLVYITVGTGIGAGIVINDHIFGLNGHPELGHIKVVRHSGDGDFHGTCPFHDDCLEGLAAGPSFKARTNTPGERIPHTDPIWQRIAFYLAQAAVTTTLMIHPDKIVFGGSVINDDLIQMIRREYQTLMNGYVEAKSLVDYLSVSCAHDNNSATIGNLILATDN, from the coding sequence ATGCTACTAGGAAGCATTGAAGCCGGTGGAACTAAGTTCATTTGCTCCGTTGGTGATGAACGTTTAAAGATTATTAACCAAACCAGAATTGAAACCACAACTCCTGAAGTTACACTTAGTCAGGTCATTAACTACTTCAGCCAGTTTCCGGAATTAGCATCCGTCAGCATTGCCAGTTTCGGTCCGCTTAATTTGGATCATCATTCGGATCAATTTGGAGCAATTACGAATACCCCGAAGCTAGGTTGGCAAGGGGTTAATATGTTCAAGTTGATTAGGGATGCGTTGGCCGTTCCCGTTTCGATCACTTCGGACGTAAATGGTTCTGCACTTGGTGAATCATACCTGTTGCACCAAAACGGAATTGAACATCAATCGTTAGTATACATTACGGTCGGCACTGGCATTGGTGCCGGAATCGTAATTAATGATCACATCTTCGGATTGAATGGGCATCCCGAACTAGGCCACATTAAGGTGGTTCGCCACAGTGGGGATGGCGATTTTCATGGCACCTGCCCCTTTCATGATGATTGTCTGGAAGGCTTAGCCGCTGGACCATCCTTTAAGGCGCGCACTAATACCCCGGGAGAACGAATTCCACATACCGATCCGATTTGGCAACGAATTGCTTTTTACTTAGCGCAAGCGGCGGTCACAACGACCCTAATGATTCATCCGGATAAAATTGTTTTTGGTGGCAGCGTCATTAACGATGATTTGATCCAAATGATTAGACGTGAATACCAGACATTAATGAATGGCTATGTTGAAGCAAAATCGCTAGTAGATTACTTATCAGTTAGTTGTGCTCATGATAATAATTCTGCTACGATTGGTAATTTGATTTTAGCAACAGATAATTAA
- a CDS encoding carbon-nitrogen hydrolase family protein — protein sequence MTYKIALAQAYSDVEQTVNQKKLTEVVKEAAAHGAALVVFPEMFMSTTAIDATLAEINQHAESLSGPFVDNAKQAAADNQVWIIFGMREQNDDPNDQRVYNTIVIINDQGDVVTTYHKTHLYDAFGTKESDQIKPGDKLFEPIQTPFGKIGLFVCYELRFPEVARYQAVHGADVIIIPTSWYRGPLKEYHWTSLLKARAIENTTFIVGCDKPTSDARVGLSQVVDPMGVVTNQAGSDECILYADIDLDQVAKVRAKLPSAAQRMPELYD from the coding sequence ATGACTTACAAAATTGCATTAGCGCAAGCTTATTCAGATGTAGAACAAACGGTAAACCAAAAGAAGCTGACCGAGGTTGTTAAAGAGGCTGCGGCCCACGGGGCAGCATTGGTGGTATTTCCAGAAATGTTTATGAGTACCACTGCAATCGATGCGACCCTAGCTGAAATCAATCAACATGCTGAATCCCTTTCCGGCCCCTTCGTTGATAATGCGAAGCAGGCCGCAGCTGATAATCAGGTCTGGATCATCTTTGGAATGCGTGAACAAAATGATGACCCTAATGATCAACGGGTCTATAACACCATCGTGATTATTAATGACCAGGGGGATGTGGTCACGACCTATCATAAAACCCATTTATACGATGCGTTCGGGACTAAGGAATCCGATCAAATCAAGCCTGGCGATAAACTATTTGAACCGATTCAAACGCCATTTGGTAAAATTGGGTTATTTGTATGCTATGAACTTCGTTTCCCAGAGGTGGCTAGGTATCAAGCAGTCCACGGTGCCGATGTAATTATCATCCCAACCTCTTGGTACCGGGGCCCACTAAAGGAATATCACTGGACATCATTATTAAAGGCCCGCGCAATTGAAAATACGACTTTCATCGTGGGGTGTGATAAGCCTACTTCTGACGCTCGCGTCGGTTTAAGTCAGGTCGTCGACCCGATGGGGGTGGTTACTAACCAAGCAGGGAGTGACGAATGCATCCTATATGCTGATATTGATTTAGACCAAGTTGCTAAGGTGCGTGCAAAATTACCCTCAGCAGCACAACGGATGCCAGAATTATATGACTAA
- the tenA gene encoding thiaminase II, whose translation MFSDQLKQQAQPILSGILEHPFIQGIANGNVAPAALQFYVQQDFQYLNEFIKIYGNAIAKSNDRELMGFFNDQISFILNSEIHPHHIFCNIARINYEDQQHATPAPKAYLYESHMHRAGETGSLLNILAAFQPCPWTYTEIADHLVAQGAATKDNPFYDWIMFYASDDNDKSMSDTVFAFVDRFAKQASNEELATASQYFLKSCELEWQFWEHAFYQQDWQFKATLDHAKEDFKS comes from the coding sequence ATGTTTTCAGATCAATTAAAGCAACAGGCCCAACCAATTTTAAGCGGGATTTTAGAACATCCCTTCATTCAAGGAATTGCAAACGGGAACGTTGCACCAGCAGCGTTACAATTTTACGTTCAACAAGATTTCCAATACTTGAATGAATTTATCAAAATTTATGGGAATGCAATTGCCAAATCGAATGATCGTGAATTAATGGGCTTCTTTAATGATCAAATTAGTTTTATTTTAAATAGTGAAATTCATCCGCACCACATTTTTTGTAACATTGCGAGAATTAACTATGAAGATCAACAACACGCCACCCCTGCTCCAAAGGCGTATTTGTATGAGTCACACATGCATCGAGCAGGCGAGACCGGATCACTATTAAATATTTTAGCAGCTTTCCAACCATGTCCGTGGACATACACAGAAATTGCTGATCATCTAGTGGCGCAGGGGGCCGCAACTAAAGATAATCCATTCTATGATTGGATCATGTTCTACGCTAGTGATGATAATGATAAATCAATGAGCGATACTGTGTTTGCCTTTGTGGATCGTTTTGCAAAGCAGGCCTCGAACGAAGAACTAGCAACGGCTAGTCAATACTTCTTAAAAAGCTGCGAATTAGAATGGCAGTTTTGGGAACATGCATTTTATCAACAGGATTGGCAATTTAAAGCAACGTTGGACCATGCGAAGGAGGATTTTAAATCATGA